One region of Candidatus Brocadia sp. genomic DNA includes:
- a CDS encoding tetratricopeptide repeat protein has product MQKRKQTFCSILLIAVSLLTGCTAISRKVAIEKVHLKTAMELRRKLDEWTDQLHSNDPTIRSSAAVSLLGLNLHNAQEPLIRILKDDKERDDVKISVIKAFGFIKDDCATDILINLLDSDSVAIQTASAESLGELKTNNSIQIMSEALRDPQRSLNAKIMLAKALGNTNDRDAVEPLITILAVDDRGLREAAMKSLEKITKLTNSNDVAWWNEWWLLNKTKTREQWMEDIVLKQEENAKQLESKIAQMELEVAQKSIKLLEVRPDKTDPKPLIEAIKSEYPEVRIFAAKELVKIKDPSVIDVLINAISDKEEGVRIVVVQALGEIGDERAVKPLIYTLNDESMVVTEKAAKALGQLGKHEAVEALILALNSNTNLSIVSSIIEALGQIGDTRAVEPLIASLTHKESKIRECTAASLGKLRDARAVGPLIAVLSDEQERVRWYAADSLGKIGDPVCVESVVKLLSDTSARVRESAVTALGQIGNEQAIESLIKALQDIDKRVAEQAAESLVNIKKMNFDTLDTVATTFYTNKNYKRAVALLERQITEYSKQPELQEKISQAKIKLAKTLSAIKEWQKALYLYEEMVKQLPNDETLKSELIQCLKEMKQYDRALEWYAAWAKETPQNNQLCWQGRLDIASTMFEQGKFEHVKNLIDSLHAEDPNFGGEPFKSQFQKLAEKCLEDLANSERVSQISGTEQTSSFRDRD; this is encoded by the coding sequence ATGCAAAAAAGAAAACAAACATTTTGTAGTATATTACTCATAGCTGTAAGTTTACTTACAGGATGCACTGCAATTTCGAGAAAGGTTGCGATTGAAAAGGTACATCTGAAAACTGCCATGGAACTTCGGCGCAAGTTGGACGAGTGGACGGATCAGTTGCATTCCAATGACCCTACGATACGAAGCTCTGCGGCCGTTTCTTTATTGGGACTAAACCTTCACAATGCGCAGGAACCGCTCATAAGGATATTAAAAGACGACAAAGAACGTGACGACGTTAAGATCTCGGTTATCAAAGCATTTGGCTTTATCAAAGATGATTGCGCAACTGATATCCTGATTAATTTGCTGGACAGCGATTCTGTTGCAATACAAACAGCGTCGGCAGAGAGCCTCGGGGAATTAAAAACTAATAATTCTATCCAGATAATGTCGGAGGCACTACGGGACCCTCAGCGATCTCTGAATGCAAAAATCATGTTGGCAAAGGCCCTGGGTAATACAAATGATCGGGATGCAGTCGAACCCCTGATTACAATACTTGCGGTGGATGACAGGGGTTTGAGGGAAGCTGCAATGAAATCTTTGGAAAAAATTACGAAGTTAACCAACAGCAACGATGTAGCGTGGTGGAATGAATGGTGGCTTCTCAATAAAACAAAAACACGCGAACAGTGGATGGAAGATATCGTATTAAAGCAGGAAGAAAATGCAAAACAACTGGAATCAAAGATCGCACAGATGGAACTTGAAGTGGCCCAAAAGTCAATTAAACTGCTCGAAGTTCGGCCTGACAAAACAGATCCAAAACCATTAATCGAGGCCATCAAGAGTGAATACCCGGAAGTAAGAATATTTGCAGCAAAAGAATTAGTCAAGATCAAAGACCCGTCGGTAATCGATGTATTGATTAATGCCATTTCGGATAAAGAGGAAGGGGTTCGTATTGTCGTAGTCCAGGCATTGGGAGAAATTGGCGATGAGAGGGCTGTAAAACCCTTGATTTATACCCTGAATGACGAAAGTATGGTCGTCACTGAAAAGGCCGCCAAGGCATTAGGCCAATTAGGAAAGCATGAAGCAGTAGAGGCTTTAATTTTGGCATTAAACAGCAATACGAATTTGTCTATTGTATCTTCTATCATCGAAGCTCTGGGACAAATTGGGGACACAAGGGCTGTCGAACCTTTGATTGCCTCGTTAACGCACAAAGAATCAAAAATAAGAGAGTGTACGGCTGCATCACTTGGAAAGCTTCGCGATGCCCGTGCCGTGGGACCTCTCATTGCAGTCTTGAGTGACGAGCAGGAACGTGTGCGCTGGTACGCTGCTGATAGTTTGGGGAAAATCGGTGACCCTGTTTGTGTGGAGTCTGTCGTTAAATTACTCTCAGATACCAGTGCACGGGTAAGAGAATCCGCTGTGACGGCATTAGGACAAATCGGAAATGAACAGGCAATAGAATCGCTGATAAAAGCACTTCAGGATATCGATAAACGCGTAGCAGAACAAGCCGCAGAATCTCTGGTCAATATTAAGAAGATGAATTTTGACACTCTGGATACAGTGGCAACCACTTTTTATACCAACAAGAATTATAAAAGGGCCGTCGCCCTTCTTGAAAGACAAATCACGGAATACTCAAAACAACCAGAACTCCAGGAAAAGATTTCACAAGCGAAGATCAAGTTAGCCAAAACGCTGTCTGCAATAAAAGAGTGGCAAAAGGCGTTGTATCTTTATGAGGAAATGGTAAAGCAATTGCCCAACGACGAAACACTAAAATCGGAACTCATTCAGTGTTTAAAAGAAATGAAACAATATGACCGCGCTTTGGAATGGTACGCAGCATGGGCTAAAGAAACACCGCAAAATAATCAATTGTGCTGGCAGGGTCGTTTGGATATCGCCAGTACCATGTTCGAACAGGGGAAGTTTGAACATGTGAAGAATCTTATCGATAGCTTGCATGCAGAGGATCCCAATTTTGGCGGAGAACCATTTAAGTCCCAATTTCAAAAACTGGCGGAAAAGTGCTTGGAAGATTTAGCCAATTCTGAGAGAGTGAGTCAGATTTCAGGTACAGAACAAACCTCCAGTTTCCGGGATAGAGACTAG